The following is a genomic window from Deltaproteobacteria bacterium.
AAGGCAGGACCTGGCCGTCAAACGTCCCGAAGAGCCTGACGCGGCGGAAGATGCCGTCCGGGTCAGGTCTGGCGTGCACGTTGCAAAGAACGGCCGCATTGCGGGACACCTCGGGGATGGGCATGCTGGCTCGAGGCAGGGTTATCCCCCGGGCTTCGGTTCGGACCAGCCAGCTCTCCAGGCCGATAATTTTGAATTTAGGTGAAGCAAGATGCGGGGGCCAGCTCGTCTCGCTGCCAGTTGTGCGCCCCAGGTGAACCGAAGCGGCGAAGCGGCCGAACTCAGAGATGGCCGCGCCGAAGCTGGCGTCGTCCTCAACCCCATACTTGGAGGGCTCGGAGAAAATGACATCAAAAGCCAGGGCCTTGGCCCCGCTCCGATGGCAGTAGTTCGTAATGGCGCTGTAGGTTTCTCTGGGCCAGGGCCAGCTCAGCCCGTGTGTGTTTTTTGCCCAGTCCAGGCTGTTTTGATCCAGCAGGATCAGGCGGATTTCATCTGTGGCTTGGCCGGGTTTGGCCAGCATGGAGACGCGCCAGTCCCAGGTCTTGGCCTCCCAACTATCGAACCAGCCCATGGTCCACAAAATCAGGGCCAGGGCCGTGCCTCCCAGGCAAAGGAAAAGGCTTTGGATGAACTTTTTCTTGCCTGGGCTCAGGCGAACAGGCATTGATTAAACGCTCCCTAAAGCCTTTAAAAACCTGTCTTGCCGGGCTTTTGGCCTTTTGACCTCGGGGTGTGCAGAGATAAAATCCTGGAGCCCGGCAATCCTCCAGGACGGCGAGGGATGAGTTCTGGCAAAATCTAGACCGCCGGGTTTGAGCTTTTTTTTCATGACCTCCAGCATGTCCACCAGGCCGCGGGGGTTGTAGCCCACCCGATCCAGGATGGCCACGGCCGCGTGGTCGGCGCTCACCTCAAAGGCGCGGGAGTAGCCGCGGCTGATCAGGGTTGAGGTGATATCGTGGATGGAATCTTCGAAAGTCTCGGTCAGCCTGGCCAGTTTCGCACTGCCAAGGCCTTTGGCGCCTTTGATCGCCAGGGTCGTCAGGGCGGTCGTGACACGCGAGGTCTTAATGGCCTGCAGGCCGTGTTTATACTGGATGTGTCCGATTTCATGGGCCAGGACCGCGGCCAGGGCGTCCTCATGCTCACAGCACCGAAGCATTCCCCGGGAGATGAAAATAAGCCCCCCTGGTGCGGACAGGGCGTTGATGTCATCCGAATCCAGGATGAGAAAGTGGTATCCATTGAAGGTCTCGGGCAGTTCTGAAAACCGGGCCAGGGTTTGACCAAGCACGTTCAGGTACAGGGTGGCTTCCTGGTTTTCATAAGGCCTGTACCGTTTGAGGATGGTCGCACCCACGGCCCGGCCGATGTAATATTCCTGCTCCGGCGTGAAGTCCCTGAAGCTTCTGGCCGCCTCCTGCACGCTCTTGTGAATGGCCTCTGCCTTGGTTTCATCAATAGCACCGGCTTTCACACCCAGTGTGGTGCCTATTTTGGAGGTAGCGGTCATAGTGGTGGCGCAGCCGGAAACGGCCCCGGACAAGGCAGGGGCGACTCCAAGACCCAGAACGGCCCACCGGCCGGTTTGGCTCAAGAACGCTCGTCTGCTGAGGCCTGTCATGGGGCACCTCCTTCAGGACCTGAAAGACGCTCTTTCTTCGGCGTAAGCTCACCCTCTTTTAAAAACCCGGATATCTGTTCCTGGGAGACTATGATTTGCTCCATGCGGTCTATTATGATGTAGTCGAGGTCCTGATGCTTGCCTTTGAACCGGGCTTCAACGTGTTCATTGAACCCCTTGCCTGCTAAGGCCAATTCATCGCTGGTAGCCGCCTCTTCGACATCAGCAGCCTCAGGATCGAGGATGATCTTCTTCCTGGTCAGGGCCGACTTATGCATCCAGCCTTCCCCTTCACCTTCAGGCAGCCTGACCTTGGTCCAGCTGCCTTGTTTACCCCGCACCCTGATCCGGTCGCCATAAGAGAGCGTCGCCACGATCTCGCCTAAAAACGAAGGCCGGGACCGAACATGTCCCTTCTGTACCTGCACGCTAACAAACAGTAATTTATCCTCAACCGCGGAATAACCGGTCTTGACTTTATCCACCCCTTTTGCGCTTTTCTTTTTGAATATATCCAGTTTATCCAGCAGGCTCCGGCCCTCTTCTTTGAGTTCTTCCGCCATATAAGGGTCTCCTTTCGGCTGAGATTATTTGATGCAGTACAGGATTAACCGTGTTCTTATAAATTAAAATAAACCCATTTTTGTGTCAACGGAAAAGACATCGCCGAATCGGTCTCCTGAGTCTTGGGCAATTTATACTAAACTGCGATCAATCATATACTAATGTATCATCATTGCTTCGATTCTAAGAAACTATTTCTCCTGTTTCAGAATTTAATAGTATGAAATCCAAGAAAAATACGGGCGGGGATAAACCCCGCCCCTACAATACCGATTTAGAGTTTTAGAGTAGGGGCGGGGTTTATCCCCGCCCTCTTCCAAAACTTGAAAACAGTTTCTTTGTCAAATAACCCTACGGCTTCTGCCAGAGGGCCGGTACATGCGCATCTGGAATTTCCCCAAGCCGACCATTGCGCAGATTCACGGCTATACCCTGGCCGGGGGATGCTATCTCCAGATGGTGTGCGATATCAGCGTGGCGGCTGAAGACGCTGTCCTCGGACATCCCCTTGGTTCGCAGGGCGTGAGCAGTATGCCTTTGTGGCAGCTTCTATTAGGGCCGAAAAAGGCCAGGTATCTTTTATTTACCAATAAATTTATAGACGGCAAGGAGGCCGAACGGGTCGGACTGGTCAGCCTGGCCGTTCCTCCGGATCAGCTCGAGGAGACCGTGAACCAAATAGCCTCCCAGATAGCCCAGACGCATCCGACGCGTCTCTTTTATTGCAAGGAATCGCTCAACACCAACCTGGAGATCATGGGCCTCGGTGCTCTCTTCCGTTATCACGGCCAGCTGAACGCCCTGGGACGACTGAAAAGACCTGAATAGCTGTGATCGCTTTTAAATTGATTTCTCCTCCCGGTTCTTAAGGGTGACATACCTGATCGTACGAGTGCCAGAAGCCCCTGCCGGTGAAAGGCGGGCACCTTTTTAATTTGACAATCAGTAACTGCCAGAGTAGTCTGATTTATT
Proteins encoded in this region:
- a CDS encoding M48 family metalloprotease, which translates into the protein MTATSKIGTTLGVKAGAIDETKAEAIHKSVQEAARSFRDFTPEQEYYIGRAVGATILKRYRPYENQEATLYLNVLGQTLARFSELPETFNGYHFLILDSDDINALSAPGGLIFISRGMLRCCEHEDALAAVLAHEIGHIQYKHGLQAIKTSRVTTALTTLAIKGAKGLGSAKLARLTETFEDSIHDITSTLISRGYSRAFEVSADHAAVAILDRVGYNPRGLVDMLEVMKKKLKPGGLDFARTHPSPSWRIAGLQDFISAHPEVKRPKARQDRFLKALGSV
- a CDS encoding SH3 domain-containing protein, which encodes MAEELKEEGRSLLDKLDIFKKKSAKGVDKVKTGYSAVEDKLLFVSVQVQKGHVRSRPSFLGEIVATLSYGDRIRVRGKQGSWTKVRLPEGEGEGWMHKSALTRKKIILDPEAADVEEAATSDELALAGKGFNEHVEARFKGKHQDLDYIIIDRMEQIIVSQEQISGFLKEGELTPKKERLSGPEGGAP
- a CDS encoding enoyl-CoA hydratase/isomerase family protein, with the protein product MRIWNFPKPTIAQIHGYTLAGGCYLQMVCDISVAAEDAVLGHPLGSQGVSSMPLWQLLLGPKKARYLLFTNKFIDGKEAERVGLVSLAVPPDQLEETVNQIASQIAQTHPTRLFYCKESLNTNLEIMGLGALFRYHGQLNALGRLKRPE